One window of the Pseudarthrobacter sp. ATCC 49987 genome contains the following:
- a CDS encoding DUF6221 family protein, protein MTSPNGAEWTCLVEFLEARVAEQESAIREGTFATGTADLPNGHDKASLGQLMLDECAQQRAIISSWKEAADAEGISDLSDAEGTVAIARRSMLTILAGSHREHPDYDPAWSPDLPIDIPREPAKA, encoded by the coding sequence ATGACCAGCCCCAACGGGGCCGAATGGACCTGTCTCGTAGAGTTTCTGGAAGCGCGCGTCGCGGAGCAGGAATCAGCCATCCGGGAGGGGACTTTCGCCACGGGGACAGCCGACCTTCCTAATGGCCACGACAAGGCCTCCCTGGGTCAGCTGATGCTGGACGAGTGCGCCCAGCAGCGGGCAATCATTTCCAGCTGGAAGGAAGCTGCCGACGCCGAAGGGATCAGCGACCTCAGCGATGCCGAAGGGACGGTTGCCATTGCCCGCAGGTCAATGCTCACCATTCTCGCGGGCTCGCATCGGGAGCATCCCGACTACGACCCCGCCTGGTCGCCGGACCTGCCCATAGACATTCCCCGGGAGCCTGCGAAGGCCTGA
- a CDS encoding GAF and ANTAR domain-containing protein, whose translation MGDGTDSMAAGLDAGLCAGFLESLPISGAAISVFAGLAPETMVCASDAISARIDELQFDLGEGPRWEALQTRRPVLMPDVRRGPHGAWPVFAKSLVELDVAALFVFPLTLGALDIGVVELYSSEPGPLSPAKHSMALQLADAATWHLLRQLLTLDPGHGADAPPDGSPLSRREVHQATGMVLAQSGTTARDALLLIRAHAFAHGRTVREVARDVVSRCLDFSPERGSAGRVQ comes from the coding sequence ATGGGTGATGGCACAGACTCAATGGCGGCGGGACTTGATGCTGGCCTGTGCGCCGGGTTCCTCGAATCGTTGCCCATCTCCGGAGCCGCGATCTCAGTGTTCGCCGGCCTGGCGCCGGAGACAATGGTGTGTGCCAGCGATGCCATTTCTGCACGGATCGACGAACTGCAGTTCGACCTGGGTGAAGGCCCGCGCTGGGAAGCCCTGCAAACCCGCAGACCCGTGCTTATGCCGGATGTGCGCCGGGGGCCGCATGGCGCATGGCCGGTCTTTGCAAAATCCCTGGTGGAACTGGATGTGGCGGCACTCTTCGTTTTCCCGCTCACGCTCGGCGCGCTGGATATCGGCGTAGTGGAGCTTTACAGTTCTGAACCCGGCCCCCTTAGCCCGGCGAAGCATTCCATGGCCCTGCAGCTCGCCGACGCCGCAACCTGGCACTTGCTGCGCCAGCTCCTGACCCTTGACCCCGGACACGGCGCTGACGCCCCGCCGGATGGCTCTCCCTTGTCACGGCGCGAGGTACACCAGGCCACCGGTATGGTCCTGGCACAAAGCGGAACGACTGCCCGGGACGCACTCCTGCTGATCCGGGCACACGCATTTGCCCATGGACGTACCGTCAGGGAGGTCGCCCGGGACGTGGTCAGCCGATGCCTTGACTTCAGCCCCGAACGCGGCTCAGCCGGGCGAGTGCAGTAG
- a CDS encoding GAF and ANTAR domain-containing protein, which translates to MAMIGRAGRVSAAFVKIADTLVADYDVFDLLHTLVDESVGILDAAAAGLVLVDPDGDLQVMASTSEESQLVEVLQLEAGAGPCVDCYRTGAVVAIDDIATQGSRWPLFQSSALSQGFRSLHAVPMRLRSRTIGALNLFGHEVGPLTADDAAIAQAFADVATITLLQERAARESALINEQLQRALNSRILIEQAKGVIAHTSKVDMNAAFALLRGYARAHNQTIYETADKIINRRITL; encoded by the coding sequence ATGGCGATGATAGGCCGCGCCGGACGCGTGAGTGCCGCATTCGTCAAGATAGCGGACACACTCGTGGCGGACTATGACGTCTTCGACCTCCTCCACACACTGGTGGATGAATCAGTCGGCATTCTTGACGCCGCCGCCGCAGGACTCGTTCTGGTCGACCCGGATGGAGACCTCCAGGTAATGGCCTCGACGAGCGAGGAAAGCCAACTGGTGGAAGTCCTCCAGCTCGAGGCTGGTGCCGGTCCGTGCGTGGACTGCTACCGGACCGGAGCCGTGGTAGCCATCGATGACATCGCAACGCAGGGCTCCCGATGGCCCCTGTTCCAGTCCTCTGCACTCTCCCAGGGATTCCGGTCCCTGCACGCCGTCCCCATGCGCCTGCGCAGCCGGACCATCGGCGCCTTGAACCTTTTTGGCCACGAGGTCGGTCCCCTCACCGCCGACGACGCCGCCATTGCCCAAGCCTTCGCCGACGTGGCAACCATCACCCTCCTGCAGGAACGCGCCGCGAGGGAAAGCGCCCTGATCAACGAACAGCTGCAGCGTGCCCTCAACAGCCGCATCCTGATCGAACAGGCCAAGGGCGTCATTGCCCACACTTCCAAGGTCGACATGAATGCGGCATTCGCGCTGCTGCGCGGCTATGCCCGCGCCCACAACCAGACCATCTACGAAACAGCGGACAAGATCATCAACCGCAGAATTACCCTTTAG
- a CDS encoding BlaI/MecI/CopY family transcriptional regulator, with translation MASLGELERAVMDLLWAGHEAATANTLRDLLAQSTRAENGTAGHEGKDLAVTTVLTVLSRLERKGLVERERGTRPHRYQAVSSREDHTAELMHEVLGSAPDREAVLARFIGSVTDTEAETLRKLLGLS, from the coding sequence ATGGCAAGTCTCGGTGAACTGGAACGGGCAGTGATGGATCTGCTCTGGGCAGGCCATGAGGCTGCAACAGCAAACACCTTGCGGGACCTGCTCGCACAGAGTACACGCGCCGAAAACGGCACCGCAGGACACGAGGGCAAGGATCTGGCCGTCACGACGGTACTGACCGTGCTCTCCCGCCTTGAACGCAAAGGCCTGGTCGAGCGTGAACGCGGCACCCGCCCGCACCGCTACCAGGCAGTCTCCAGCCGCGAGGACCACACCGCTGAACTGATGCACGAGGTTCTGGGCTCCGCACCGGACCGCGAGGCGGTGCTGGCGCGCTTTATTGGTTCCGTCACCGATACCGAGGCAGAAACGCTGCGCAAGCTGCTGGGACTCAGCTAG
- a CDS encoding M56 family metallopeptidase, with protein sequence MFWTSWFLAVLAIVLAWPVPVLLSRAQWPARSPFTAMLLWQAIALAGGLSMIGAMLVYGLEPVGDNLLAGLRALAGMVFNNAPTTALGFWHIFALSAAALLTAHLVFTLLLTYYKIQRQRRRHRELLALLASPSADGPRTMVINVDSPVAYCLPGGARSVTVLSDGLMAALEPAELRAVLNHENAHLDQRHHLLLWAFAAWRQALPWLPTTRLAQEAVSSLIEMLADDVALRTESKATLIKAIAIVASGSAGAPGARMAFGEPELSDVEPGQPGATGGAGSARTTASRVSRLLSPQPPLPEPLRAAVLAACLLLLAVPTALLIVPGMLG encoded by the coding sequence ATGTTCTGGACCTCATGGTTTCTGGCGGTCCTCGCGATAGTGCTGGCCTGGCCGGTGCCTGTCCTGCTTTCGCGCGCCCAGTGGCCGGCGCGTTCGCCGTTCACAGCCATGCTGCTGTGGCAGGCGATCGCCCTCGCCGGCGGGCTGTCCATGATCGGCGCCATGCTGGTCTACGGCCTGGAGCCGGTCGGAGACAACCTGCTGGCCGGCCTGCGCGCCCTTGCCGGGATGGTCTTCAACAACGCGCCCACCACCGCGCTGGGCTTCTGGCACATTTTCGCGCTGTCTGCCGCGGCCCTGCTGACGGCCCACCTGGTGTTCACCCTGCTGCTGACCTACTACAAGATCCAGCGCCAGCGGCGGCGCCACCGCGAACTGCTGGCGCTGCTCGCCTCACCCTCCGCCGACGGCCCTCGGACCATGGTGATCAATGTCGACTCGCCCGTCGCGTACTGCCTGCCCGGAGGCGCCCGCTCGGTCACCGTCCTCTCCGACGGTCTTATGGCGGCCCTCGAACCCGCCGAACTCCGTGCGGTCCTGAACCATGAGAACGCCCACCTGGACCAGCGCCACCATCTGCTGCTCTGGGCCTTTGCAGCCTGGCGGCAAGCCCTTCCGTGGCTGCCCACCACCCGCCTGGCGCAGGAGGCGGTTAGCTCGCTGATCGAGATGCTCGCCGACGACGTCGCGCTGAGAACCGAAAGCAAGGCGACATTGATCAAGGCGATCGCGATTGTCGCCAGCGGCTCCGCCGGCGCCCCCGGCGCACGGATGGCCTTCGGCGAGCCGGAACTGTCCGACGTCGAACCCGGCCAGCCGGGTGCCACCGGCGGCGCCGGTTCGGCCCGGACGACGGCGTCGCGCGTCAGCCGCCTGCTCTCCCCGCAGCCGCCGCTCCCGGAACCCCTGCGCGCGGCTGTGCTGGCCGCATGCCTGCTGCTGCTCGCGGTCCCGACGGCACTGCTGATTGTTCCCGGCATGCTGGGCTAA
- a CDS encoding M28 family peptidase, with protein MEKVFLDYFKSQNLPVVPTAFDGRSDYFGFINNGIPAGGLFTGAEDLKTADEAAVFGGTAGVAHDSCYHQACDTIDRVNDTVLEQMADAIAHSTLTFAMTTSTVNGTTKGNGTGNVDLEYKANKLIK; from the coding sequence GTGGAGAAGGTCTTCCTGGACTACTTCAAGTCCCAGAACCTGCCCGTTGTGCCGACCGCCTTCGACGGGAGATCCGACTACTTCGGTTTCATCAACAACGGCATCCCGGCCGGAGGACTGTTCACCGGTGCGGAAGACCTGAAAACCGCTGACGAGGCGGCCGTCTTCGGCGGCACTGCCGGTGTGGCCCACGATTCCTGCTACCACCAGGCGTGCGACACCATCGACAGGGTGAACGACACAGTGCTGGAGCAAATGGCGGACGCGATTGCCCACTCCACGCTCACCTTCGCGATGACCACCTCGACAGTCAATGGCACCACCAAGGGCAACGGTACCGGCAACGTGGACCTCGAGTACAAGGCCAACAAGCTGATCAAGTAG